GGCGGTTTATTACCGGGTCAGGGATCATGCTCTGTATTGATCTGCTGTTTCTCGTGGTGTTTCTGGCCGTTATGTTCCTGTTCAGCCCCTTTCTCACCTTGATCGTCCTGGCTGCCCTGCCCCTGCTTTTTTGCGCCTCGTTTTTCGTAACCCCCTTTCTCCACGACAAGCTTGAGGATAAATACACCAGCGGCGCCGCCAACCAGTCGTTTCTGGTCGAGACCTTCAGTGGTATAGAGACGATCAAGGCGGTTGCCGCCGAACCGAGGGTTCAGGAAAAATGGGAGAATCGGCTGAGTCACCACGCAAAGAACGGTTTTCGCAGCGGTCATTTTGCCAATCTTATCAGCCAGGTCACCTCTCTGCTCAGCAAGGCCCTGTCGGTGCTGCTCCTGTGGTTCGGTGCCAAGGAGGTACTGGCCGGCAACCTTACCGTCGGCCAGCTGATCGCTTTTAACATGCTTTCTTCCCGGGCGATTGCCCCTATCCTGCGCTTGTCGCAGATGTGGAAGGAGTTCCAGCAGGTGAAGATCTCTATCGCCAGGATCGGCGATATCTTCAATTGCCCGGGGGAGCCCGGATTTGACCCGAACCGGGTGACACCGCCGGAGATTGTCGGCAGGGTCGAGTTCGACCGGGTGACCTTCCGCTATCGCCCCGATGGTCCGGAGGTATTGAGTGATGTCACCTTTTCCGTTGCCCCGGGCGAGGTGGTCGGCATTGTCGGCTCCACCGGCTCCGGCAAGACCACCCTCGCCAAGCTTTTGCAACGTCTCTACGTGCCGGAGCGGGGCAGGGTGCTCATTGATGGTGTCGATCTGTCCATGGTCGATGCCTCATGGCTGCGGCGGCAGATCGGCGTCGTCGTCCAGGACGGTGTGCTTTTCAATTCCTCCATCCGCGACAATATCACCCTCAATATCCCCGAACTGGAGATTGATGCGGTCATTGCCGCTGCCAAACTTGCCGGGGCCCATGATTTTATCATGGAGCTGCAGCACGGCTATGACACACCGGTCGGCGAGCGGGGGATCCAGCTGTCCACCGGCCAGCGGCAACGCCTGGCCATCGCCCGGGCCCTGGCCACCAATCCGCGGATGCTCATCTTCGATGAGGCGACCAGCTCGCTTGATTATGAATCGGAGATGGTCATCCAGAAGAACATGCGGGAGATCTGTCGCGGCCGTACCGTCTTCATCATTGCCCACCGATTCTCGACCCTGCGCCATGCCGATCGGATTATCACCCTCGAAAAGGGCGGCGTGGCCGAAAACAACTCTCCGGAGAAGCTGCTGGCCGCCGGGGGCCGCTTTGCCAGCCTGCATACCATCCAGGAGGGTATCTATGCCTGAGATAGAAAGCAGTGACGGCAAAACCAGGTTGCCGGTATCGGGTCCCCAGATTGCCCCGCCCGCGGATTCGACCGATAGCCCTTCGCTCCTGGCGAGGCTGCCCCTGGCGCGGTCCATCGCCAGGTATAAAGCCCACCAGGAGATGCGCCATGACGCTGAATTTATGCCGGCCACCCTGGAGGTGCTCGACAGGCCACCAGCGCCGTTTTCCCGGGTCATGCTGGTCTTCATCGTGGTCTTTGCGGCCTTTGTCGTCGGCTATGCCTGTTTTGCCAGGATCGACATCGTCGTTAATGCCATGGGCGTGGTTATTCCTAAAGGCAAGGTCAAGGTTGTGCAGCCGCTGGAGCCGGGGATTGTTACCGCCATCCATGTCCGAGATGGCCAGATGGTCAAGAAAGGCGCCTCCCTGGTGTCGATGGACAATACCGATACCGTCGCCGACGTCAGCACGCTGCGTCAGGACCTTGCCAAGGCCCAGTTGACCATTCTCCGCTTGGAGGCCGAGCTGCAAAACAATACGGACCTTTTTGTCCCGCCGCCGGGCATTGATGAGCACACGGCATCTCTGCAGCGCCGTCTCCTCGAACAATCGGTTGCGGCCCAGAAAGAGCGGCAGGTGACCTTGGCAAGAGACATAGAACGGTGTTCCGCCGAGCGCGAAACAATAGAGGGAAACCTCAAGCGGCTGAAAGAGTCTCTGCCTTTATCCCGGGAACTCTTTCTGAAAAAGAGCCTGCTGGCGGAACGGAAACTCCTCTCCAATACCGACCTGCTTCAGGCGCAGATCGAGATCAGCGATGTGCAGCATAATCTCCTGACCGCCGAAAGCCAGCTGCAGGAGGTGGAAGCCCGGTTGCTTCGCGCTCAGGAAGAAAAAAGAGTGGTGGCAACGGAGTATCGCCGCGATTTGCTGAAGGCCTTAACCGAGGCGAGGGACACCCGGGAAAATCTTGGCCACCAGCTCAGCAAGGCCGAGAACAAGGAAACCCATTTTGAACTGAAGGCCCCGGCCGATGGCATCGTCCAGCAACTGGCGATCAACACCGTCGGCGGGGTGGTGACCGCCGCCCAACCGCTGCTGGTCATCGTCCCCACCGAAGGGGGCCTGGAGATTGAGGCCAAGGTGCTGAACAAGGATATCGGTTTTGTCGCCGAGCAGCAGGACGTGTCGGTGAAGGTCACCGCCTATCCTTTTAC
This DNA window, taken from Desulforhopalus sp., encodes the following:
- a CDS encoding type I secretion system permease/ATPase, which gives rise to MMTAIPNLKSGLFCAAIISRLKGAPLSVEQIRHQFSGTKNELSPIELARIFQGIGLQVTVVAKKLSDLRTAFYPVVAELRSGEFVVLAKAGEDRKTVLVQRAGSERAAWEEVDALQAELSGKLLLMKKDSEKAGAQKAFGLRWFLRAAAKYRGILRDCLLASLFVQVFSLLSPLVFMIVIDKVLSNNSLSTLDVLVFALVVVSLFEIVLNALRAYLLSHTANRIDLTLGVQLFRHLLALPLSYFENRQVGDTIARMRELETVRRFITGSGIMLCIDLLFLVVFLAVMFLFSPFLTLIVLAALPLLFCASFFVTPFLHDKLEDKYTSGAANQSFLVETFSGIETIKAVAAEPRVQEKWENRLSHHAKNGFRSGHFANLISQVTSLLSKALSVLLLWFGAKEVLAGNLTVGQLIAFNMLSSRAIAPILRLSQMWKEFQQVKISIARIGDIFNCPGEPGFDPNRVTPPEIVGRVEFDRVTFRYRPDGPEVLSDVTFSVAPGEVVGIVGSTGSGKTTLAKLLQRLYVPERGRVLIDGVDLSMVDASWLRRQIGVVVQDGVLFNSSIRDNITLNIPELEIDAVIAAAKLAGAHDFIMELQHGYDTPVGERGIQLSTGQRQRLAIARALATNPRMLIFDEATSSLDYESEMVIQKNMREICRGRTVFIIAHRFSTLRHADRIITLEKGGVAENNSPEKLLAAGGRFASLHTIQEGIYA
- a CDS encoding HlyD family type I secretion periplasmic adaptor subunit; the protein is MPEIESSDGKTRLPVSGPQIAPPADSTDSPSLLARLPLARSIARYKAHQEMRHDAEFMPATLEVLDRPPAPFSRVMLVFIVVFAAFVVGYACFARIDIVVNAMGVVIPKGKVKVVQPLEPGIVTAIHVRDGQMVKKGASLVSMDNTDTVADVSTLRQDLAKAQLTILRLEAELQNNTDLFVPPPGIDEHTASLQRRLLEQSVAAQKERQVTLARDIERCSAERETIEGNLKRLKESLPLSRELFLKKSLLAERKLLSNTDLLQAQIEISDVQHNLLTAESQLQEVEARLLRAQEEKRVVATEYRRDLLKALTEARDTRENLGHQLSKAENKETHFELKAPADGIVQQLAINTVGGVVTAAQPLLVIVPTEGGLEIEAKVLNKDIGFVAEQQDVSVKVTAYPFTRYGDLQGNIEWVARDAVIEKDLGPSYPIRVSVKGYQLPNVVNGRQGVITPGMTVTADVKVGERRMIEYFLGPILRYKDQSLREI